The Scomber japonicus isolate fScoJap1 chromosome 21, fScoJap1.pri, whole genome shotgun sequence region ATCAGCAAAGCTGATGATAGGCTTAATCATTTCTGAGCACTTTCTTTTCTAGTTTcactttcttttacttttctaGCTGTTAAATTCCACCTCTGAACACATCaaaattcctttttttcagcATAAATATCTCCTCAAATCAAaggttttatcatttaaatgtcatgcagaaatacagaaatagagATATATGAGCTTAGATGGAGAAACATGAACGTCTCGCTGGGATGAAATGCTCACTGCtgttaatagtaataataataataataataataataatatctcaTAATAATCTCataatgtgtttcttttcctctcagttTCGTGATGGAGTTTATGCTCCGGTGTTAGATGCAACGTTTGTCATGGTGTCTCGAGACCCGGAGAACAAGAGATAAAAAATACCAGGGCGGCCTCTAGTGGACAGTCTGAGCGATACAAAGAGTCTGAGagagacaaataaaaagtagtagaataaaatatctttaaatgttttctccTGTGTGTAAGCACCTTAAGTTACAACTACCAAGTGCTACACAAACAAATTTAATTTTAACCACCaatatgtctgtctgtcaacacaaaacaacaaaaacgtGACATTTTAATCAAACGTGACAAATTAATTGCTTTCATCTTTCAAATGCTTGAAACGTGCTTGAATTTGATTTATGAAAAGCTGTAAGATCCCTTTGTATTTTCCAAgttttattctctttattttttaatctatctatcgttttatttttaatacattttttttttttaattttttgttattttttgttatttttttctcttgcgTGTAAACCATCTTAAGTTACAACAACCATGTGCTCACCACAGACATGTCATATCTGTTGTGCcttgtacaataaaaaaataaacatatcttAAATGAACCTAAAACAATAGAAGCTTATGTTCTCTGCAGCTATAAAAGCAAAGAGGAACCAACATTTCCCAGCTAAAGCATCCACCGGCCTCATTTCCCAGACGGACACCAACACAGCGTATAAAACGCCTTTAATCTTCCGTATATAATCCTTTCGGATTCCGGCTGCCTGCTCAGTAGCATGCAAAACATGTTAACCATTATATCTAACGCTCTTTGCAGGATCACAGGCCGAAATGCGGTGAGTGTTTGCGGGTTTaaagtggagctggaggccGGTTCCCTCTCTGCAGCTAACCAGGAGCTAACTCTCCTTTAGCTCGGTGTTTGCGGCTGCTGACCTTGTGGTCCAGCTAATGTGGTAGCCTTGGTCTGACTCTATTataatgtgcatgtgtctgGCATGattgttatattataataactCAGGAAGGGGGATTAATTATAATATGAATGCAGCGGTTGAGGATTTTTCACGCTTTCGGTGtttcttaatttaaaatgtttgtctctgtttgtttgtttgttgttgttgttggcgaTTGTGCAGCTTTTTACTACCTGAGATGTGCTATTGTGTTAATTATTGGTCAATATCGGCTTTAAAAAGTAATGTTAGTGTCTATACGTTAAAAGGAAAGCTTCACAAGGTGGAGTGTGTTGTGTTAGTCTAgagccatctagtggtgaggttgtgTACTACACCTGATAATAatccgtcctcctcttcttctaaAGCCTGTAAGATAAATTAAGTAGTAGTTGCTGCCTTTTATTTATGCTCGAGATCATTGAGGGTGACCCTTAATTTCCTTCGAGATTAAAGTATCTATTTATAAtgacagaaaaggaaaataacagggggaaaaataataaattgataATTAAAAATAGGAAATACAAACATGagttaaaatacaaatacacaaaatgatTTGCCACTAATAGTTGTtgggcttttttaaaaaaatcaaaaatttaaaatgtctaaacagtacaaacatgtttacatttaagGAGGTTTTTCAGGTCAGATTGAACTTGTTGGAAATTAATTAAAAGCCGATCAGTAGAACAGGTTTGGTTAAAGTCCATCTGGGTGACAGAGCAGTTGTTAAAGGTAGTGAGGTAATTTTCCTATAAGTGCTTTTTATAGATAAAGGGATACCAGTGAGTATCACATCTGTCTTGGAGAGAGGACCATCCAAAGTTACTATATAAAATACAACTTAAGTGTGCAAATCACACATATCTGCACATCTACggggaaaaaaagtgctgaACCAAAAAACTAATTCtgtaatgacagaaaaaaagtgtgcaggctgcagctcccaatgcaggtataatTTAATGGGATTTCAACATATCCTATTAAATTATGCCTGCAGTGGCAGCTACAGCGTGTGCACTTTTTCCTGTTCatatactgaccattagattccttcataatgtgcttaaattagattagatttaacTCTATTGTCTGAGACAACAAAACTCAGTCTAGCATCTGACCAGAAGTGCCAAAACACGctgtaaactgcagtataatcaGATATTAGATACTGGaacatattttttacatttcctgcTCTCTATTTATATTCAGGGGCTCTACTGGAACATCTTTGCATGGTTTCTAgtttaaaaactccttatttatattctactggtccttttttatgcagcccctcagttcagcctgtgtctgaaacaggctgttttagctcctgctTCTTTAACATGATGGAAAAATAACTTTAACAGATATGATTTTAGAACTATCAATCAGCATAATTGGGTAAAAAGCCGATATTGGTTTCAGTATTGACTACATCAGTGCATCTTTGTGCTTATTCAACAGTGAAAGCCACAGCAGCATGTCGTGTCTGTGCTGTGGTGTCACTGACAGCAGGGTTCCTACATGTCTCTAAACTTTAAAACAGAATACgtctgttttttaaagtttttaggCATCATTCTTTAAACTTAAACCTCTTTTTTAAAGTCATGAATCGTGATGACGGGGACCCTGTTGAGTGTTTTTATGGCTTCATGTCGAACGAgctttcattctgtccttcctgcttcctctccctctttaaATTCACTCActaactcacacacaaacacacacaaaaatcccTATTTATTTCTtgcttttctccttcctctcctctccccactcctcctcctactccttctCCTCGCCTGAACCCTAGGGAGCCCAAACAGTGTCCGAGGTAAGCCGATCTGCTGATGTTTGTCTGTAGGCTCGGTCCTACGCTTCCCTCCTTCTGCAGCGACTTCTCCAAACTGggcaaaattaaaataaaggacaagaaattatgatttttatcctctttcttGTGGTGTAATCACTCCATTTATATAATTTGGATGGATTGCACCCAATGAGAGGAGCTGCATCTCTGCTAAACTGCCTTTTTATTAAAATTAGgctttgaattttattttatttgatttaacaGCATCCATTTCAAACTTCAAATgtcttaatttttttattttctttacacgcttaatgaattaattgaatcatctgctgctctgttgtAGCATGTTTTAAACTCCTGAGTGAGAAAATGTTAGAGATAGTTTATGATGGCACAACATTtagatgctgttttttttttttgtttttttttaaagttactcTGCAATCAACAATAGTCAGAGAAGGTGTTTAAACACTGTCACAGTATCACAAGTTACCTTAAAATAGCTAAAGTAACTGAAAAATAGCAATAGTAAAATGTGGTAACAGCCATAAACAATGAACAAATTTACATAATTTGTCAAAACCTActttggaaaaaaatgtttttaggatatgtcctgctcaatattgacaaaatgctttaaaatgtaaatgtaggcATACTCCAAATTATTAtaagtttgacattttcaggagcattcagtcttacttttggtaaaaaatgatgtaaatgtaatttttcaaatgacgtaaaacaaacaaaaatacaaaatgtacattttaacaaacctgatgctgcttttaaaactatttaacatatttttgaattgcttattttgccaacccttatttgagACTAATGACCTAAACAGCTAATAAATGATCAACTTCtgatttaattaataaataatttcagAGCAGTTTGAAATCTAAATGTTGTGCCACTCTTGAAGTATCAGATTAAATCTAGACACTGTTGGGCTGATTTAGTCTCCATGTTCccccagtgtgtgtttttgtttctcctttATTTTAGCCTCTAGAAGCTTCTTGTCATGTTTGTGTCCCATTCTTCATTtagctgctgcttctgctgtttTTCACCTGTAGACGTGTCCTCACCGTAGCCTCTGTAGAGCTCCTCTGGCTGTGCTCTGGTCTGATTGGTTGGCTCCTGTGTTCCCCAGTTGCTGATTGACCTGTCAGAGTACGTCAATATAACGTCACCGGCGGCGCCCGTCATGGTTACGACCGAGCGGCAACCACCCGAACCACCACCAGTCAGTACTAGAGCACCTGCAGCAAAGTTAGTTAGCGCCCAGACTGACGCGGTAGCCAGACCAGTAAGGACAAACGTGTAGCTTCCTCCATGTCTGCCTGCACTCTAACAGCGGTGGTGTGTTTCAGGGCCACTGTGGCTCCTTTTTTATGGACGTTTCCTTTTTAATCACAACCTGctaaaatactttattaaacaGCTACTGGGGATGTAGCTTCACTTTCTGggtctcttctttcttttagtgGAAAGTACAAGAACGCTAACTGAAGTAGTCCCATGTGGCATTTTGGGaggaaaaaagtattttcacaCTAATACAGTACATGGCCAAAAGCATGTGGGCACCCTAAcattgatttcatttattttctttacctcttttttgtttgtttttgggttttttttttttttcaaactagTGACTAGCAGTGAAGGTTTGTCTGGTGTTGGTCAATGACGTGATGCtactttttttgtgtccatgtggtttagtcaaatttaaaagtggttaaactatgaaaataaacgtatgaataattTGCACACTTAAATTTTTTGTGGACCTAGCAtaaaatttcagtttttaatccattttgagagaatatattagaggattatggcaaaaatgtcaaagtagTGCAAccaaaataattcaacttgcttaaaaacagtatatAGTCAATAAagcaccatatcaactagtttggcatgatcttacattataacttttatattaaataaagctaatggaatacatttaatctggggaatcatgccAGTCAAGTAAACTACATTAAGTGTCAAGTAGTGTAACCACctttttgttaatattgtgaAGGCCATTTAACAGGAAGTGTGCAACTGCTGCCTGACAAGGTAAAAGCTCTTAAGCATTACtcataaattaacatttttaggGTTTGCTCAGTTTACATGTCAAATGGTATGACCTGAGAAAACATTGATAATTCATGAGAATCATAAAAATGGATACCTACTTTTAAaaattgcattttaaatataaaatttcAAACATGCATGGACACCCTAACAttgacatcattcattttttttttttttttttacagttttgtttgcttgttttttatgGGTTCATtctggtttttttttgtaatctcACAAACTGGTGACTGGAAATGAAGATTTGTCTGGTGTTAATCTCCCACTGTTACTGACTTCAATATATcaggcaacacacacaacacagttatAGTTGTAGTTTTAGTCCTAAATACCTAATAAAACCTCTAACAGTCCCACCTGCTGTGATTGACACTGTCTGTGTGGAAGACTTTTTGTATGGTTATGATGCTGTGACTGTCTGccaggtgtgtgtttgaataaCATTTGGTGTGTCCTGTTGGTCGATAGGGTGCCAGAGTCGTGGTTTCCCGGTCATACGCTGACTTTACGCCTGCGATGACCTTTGACATCAAGGTGGGTTGAAATAAAAACTACAGCAGTAACCAAGTagatttactcaagtacaactttactgtagtatttccatgtgttgCTACCTTCTACatctgagggaaatattgtactttctactccactacatttatttgacacaatggataacataacaagcttttaaaatgcaacacattGTTACAGATGAAACTAGTCATCTCTATGAGAAACATGAAGGAAAAGTCTTAATCTCCACTTGTTCTCTCAGTCATTAAGGATTTTTGTgatctgttaaatgttttatttcctcctctctgtctcgaCCAATAGAAATGTGACGTGCACCGTCTGGAGGAGGGTCCTCCGCTGAAGGCGGAGCTGACGCGGGAGCAGGGCCTGCAGTACTACCGCACCATGCAGACCATCAGGCGCATGGAGCTCAAAGCCGACCAGCTCTACAAACAGAAGATCATCAGAGGCTTCTGCCACTTGTATGATGGACAGGTTCGAACTCACACTCACAGAATACATAAAAATCCAGTGAAGACAGATTCACACTCATTATAATCAGAATCTCTTGGTCATCGCACAGGTACGACAAAATTTGGGTAGAGGCTCTAAAATCAGTATGATTTAATTACATAACTAAAGTATGAATACTTTAGTTATTCATATACTGAAGTataatgttaaaagtgtaaaagtaaAGAATAGTTGTACTATGTAAAAATCTTACAAACATTTACAGACAGAAATATTGGACAGAGATcaatattattatagttataatgtatttaaaaaaataaaacatttacatttaatgtctgtgttaggaatgtgtcattaaaaccgAATAATCAAATAGTTGTTCGCAGGGTCTAAAGCCAACCTTTGtgctgttttctgtgtctttttttttcatagaaaAACTTTAATCAAGAGTTTAGCTGTGTAGTCTAGTATGGAGGCTTCATTAATAACTACTGCAGAGCAATTCTCACTTTCaaccactaggaggagctctaaaacctcagctactttgactcggtagtaagttagcctgctagctagctaactGAAGGGAACATGATACAGACGAAGCTAAActaaagtccagcgtggtttaaaaACTTCCGGACAGTGAAGGATaaatgttgtcaggtgtgaaatatgtggagcggAGTTGAGCCATCGTGGTTTTACATGgataaaaagctgctgtctctgctgtgacggttgctaagggagacggacctgacgttaatcaccaaactagtacgtcAACGTTTGTAACGGCTAGTTTTGTAACGGCTCCTCAAAAGTTTGACAAACGTCTCATAGAGAAAACTAACGTCacgtctctcattgctaacatgatTGTAAAGGATATATGCTCAGCGTTGTTTATGACGGGTAGGAAAAACAATCCACGCTGTTATATTTTTAGGAGGCTGTTGAGCATTATCTATTTAGCCCCTGTGAATGTTGGCATGCAGCAAATAGTCGATTAGTCGTCAGTTATAGCCACCGATTAGTCGACCCTGAACAAATGGGCCCATGCACATCTATACTCTGTGTTGAACCTGTGATCTCTGCTGaagcaaacaacacacaaagtttctcatttattcatttttcttttaattgaaacattttatcatGATACTTTCTTGAAGTGTATGACAGTCTTAGTCAAAAGGGCagttaaaaaaaccaaacaagatAACACACTTGAATAAggcgtttccactgcaggaatgTTTGAGCACCTCCAGGACTTAAACCCACATTTTTACTGGAAGAACTGGAGACTAATTATAGGTTGTGTTGTGGGGTGATCTCAGGTGCTCCGGGGCGAGTTTTAATCTCCAAAGATACAGGAAGCTTGAATGGCATTTTGGTGAACTGCTGCTgtggttttaaaatgtgctttctaAATGACTTTTTGGTTAAACAGTTTgataaaacacaatcaaaacacatcTTAAAAGGACAACAAACTTGATAAAAAGCTGAAATCTGATTTATTCGCTGCGTTTATATTACAAGTAGTGTTTGGTTTTAAATCCTGCACACAAAAGTTCACAAAGCTTCTCAAACTGTGCTCATATTAAAACCCTCCCCTGGTGTTTTATTCTCTTACAGGAAGCGTGTGCCATGGGCATCGAGGCCGGCATCAACCCGAGTGATCACCTAATCACAGCGTACCGCGCCCACGGTTACACCTACACCCGCGGAGTGGCGGTCAAAGAGATCCTGGCCGAGCTCAcaggtgagaaagagagagagggggaaaagaggttttattataatttaaaaaaagatgtgaataaattgtgtttttaagccTTTTTGTGTGACTCTGATCGTCCTCGTTGCTCCTCAGGTCGTAAAGGTGGCGTGGCCAAAGGGAAAGGAGGATCCATGCACATGTACGCTCCTCACTTCTACGGAGGGAACGGCATCGTAGGAGCTCAGGTAAACACCAAACCTTTAGAAATATCTGCAGAAATATCTCAGCTGCACCAAAATAAGTCAACATTTATTCAACTGGTTTCCTAATTTTAAGTCTGAACCTCAACCGTCATTACAGCTGATGATTTACTGTTGGGTCAGAAATATCTAACATCTATCGCAGGAGTctcaattaaaatgaattgagCTCCAGTATGTGCACATTTCCTCAAATGACGGTCCAGAGcatcataatgttttatttttcagcaccttgaagtagcattgtagttaaatcagcatctgtgtctagtgggtCGATTTGTAGACTGtctaataaatacagtagaattaatatattagtatttacactggATCTaagtaaataatacaattaagatgaatacattttcttttcttatatctAATGAATATGGCAATTTAAAATGaagtgcattacagaaagcAAGAAGGAGATACTGTAGCTGTCAGAAATTAATTATATCTCTGATTCATAATTACAGGTCAGAAGCCATTATGACTATTCACATGCTACCTTTACATTTAGGTTAATGCACTGAGCTGCTAAAGTGTAACTATAGACTAGATTTATTAACCTTTTACATAGTCAGGCTCATAATTAGACTTTGCACCAGTTCATATTCATAAAACTCTCCATcaatcattaatacatgtttgattagtCCTTAATGAAgactgtattgtatttatttataggaaacaaagacatttacaatcactattttatggttcaggagaacattttatagaatatgaagaatacagcaacatgtttgaatggtgacagcctttacaaaaatgtgtatcaactgcacaaaaataaagatatgatgtattttatttaaatgtttgtatattcagggtcacattagaaagtgtatatggtgtttttacagctcttaaatgtaataatagggttagggttagttaatttgaccctgaacatgATGTAAAGGGTGGTGATGAGCAGCATTGTTTGAGTGCAGCTTGTAACTGGGCTGTAATGTGTCCAGGTTCCTCTAGGAGCCGGCATCGCTCTGGCCTGTCAGTACCAAGGCAACAACCAGCTGTGTGTCACACTGTACGGAGACGGAGCAGCCAATCAGGTAAAATATACCCCAACCCCCACCCTACCTCAGCACTGATGACGGGCACGCTGACTCCTCTTCCTGTCCTGTTGGATCCGATCAGGGTCAGCTGTTCGAGTCCTTCAACATGGCCGCCCTGTGGAAGCTGCCGTGCATCTTCATCTGCGAGAACAACAAATACGGCATGGGGACGTCTGTGGAGCGAGCGTCAGCCAGCACCGACTACTACAAGAGAGGAGACTACATCCCAGGGCTCagagtgagacacacacacataaagctgCTTCatattgtgactttttttaaatttttgggGGTCTCGGGGCATCAGCTGCAGCGTTCCTGTTGGCCGTACGCTGCAGCTGGCCTGTACGGACCTAGACTATAACAGGAAGAGGCTGAGAGTCTGTCCTGGCAGTTGCAGGTGTGAGCATCCACACAGCTGTCTGATGTTCATGTATGATACTGCACACACATGATCCAGCCTGTTTTATTTAACTGTTAATAATTAGCAATGAGGATTTAGTCTGAATGATTTTTGTGGAACAGAAATGGCCTTAAAATAAGAATGTGATCACCCCGTCCTCTCTTCcccaccgggagcgttacagaaattaagttgcactgttagtacagtaattacggtagcccAGGTGGGATCATAATCATTGATCAGAGAGTACGGTGCATCTGTATCCGGTGAAATAGAGGGGTATCGTCTCACATCTCCAGAAATGTACAGGATTAAATATTATGTCATTATCTGACCAGTTCTGTACTTCTCATGTTAACGTCTGTATTTGGAGGTTTTTAAgagaaatcatttttttatttttctcagtaaaaataaaactctggtCTGGTTCTCAACTTAAATGCTGCTCATTTGTTAGAATCAATACTGTGGTTACTGAACATTGTTTGATTTGCCGCCTGCTTCTCCTCTCCttatcttctcttctcctcctctcttcacctcctctcgttctcttcctctccttctctcctcatcactcctcttctcctcctctcgctcctctcttcacctcctcttgttctcctcctcttcacttcgtctcctcctcctctcctcctctcctcctctcttctcctctcctctcttctcataGGTTGACGGGATGGACATCCTGTGTGTCCGAGAGGCCACCAAGTTTGCTGCAGACCACTGCAGGTCTGGAAAGGTGAGCTCTGACTCTGGttgatttctttcatttctctttttaaagacTCCCCTGGTAAAACCcttagatgatgatgatgatgatgatgatcagcaGCATTGAGGATGAGCTCTGT contains the following coding sequences:
- the LOC128382123 gene encoding pyruvate dehydrogenase E1 component subunit alpha, mitochondrial-like isoform X1 — encoded protein: MQNMLTIISNALCRITGRNAGAQTVSELLIDLSEYVNITSPAAPVMVTTERQPPEPPPVSTRAPAAKLVSAQTDAVARPGARVVVSRSYADFTPAMTFDIKKCDVHRLEEGPPLKAELTREQGLQYYRTMQTIRRMELKADQLYKQKIIRGFCHLYDGQEACAMGIEAGINPSDHLITAYRAHGYTYTRGVAVKEILAELTGRKGGVAKGKGGSMHMYAPHFYGGNGIVGAQVPLGAGIALACQYQGNNQLCVTLYGDGAANQGQLFESFNMAALWKLPCIFICENNKYGMGTSVERASASTDYYKRGDYIPGLRVDGMDILCVREATKFAADHCRSGKGPIVMELQTYRYHGHSMSDPGVSYRTREEIQEVRSKSDPISMLKERMLSNNMASAEELKEIDVAIRKEVEEASQYATSDPEPPLDEMCNHIFSNSPPLEVRGTNPWAKLKSVS
- the LOC128382123 gene encoding pyruvate dehydrogenase E1 component subunit alpha, mitochondrial-like isoform X3; protein product: MVTTERQPPEPPPVSTRAPAAKLVSAQTDAVARPGARVVVSRSYADFTPAMTFDIKKCDVHRLEEGPPLKAELTREQGLQYYRTMQTIRRMELKADQLYKQKIIRGFCHLYDGQEACAMGIEAGINPSDHLITAYRAHGYTYTRGVAVKEILAELTGRKGGVAKGKGGSMHMYAPHFYGGNGIVGAQVPLGAGIALACQYQGNNQLCVTLYGDGAANQGQLFESFNMAALWKLPCIFICENNKYGMGTSVERASASTDYYKRGDYIPGLRVDGMDILCVREATKFAADHCRSGKGPIVMELQTYRYHGHSMSDPGVSYRTREEIQEVRSKSDPISMLKERMLSNNMASAEELKEIDVAIRKEVEEASQYATSDPEPPLDEMCNHIFSNSPPLEVRGTNPWAKLKSVS
- the LOC128382123 gene encoding pyruvate dehydrogenase E1 component subunit alpha, mitochondrial-like isoform X5 produces the protein MTFDIKKCDVHRLEEGPPLKAELTREQGLQYYRTMQTIRRMELKADQLYKQKIIRGFCHLYDGQEACAMGIEAGINPSDHLITAYRAHGYTYTRGVAVKEILAELTGRKGGVAKGKGGSMHMYAPHFYGGNGIVGAQVPLGAGIALACQYQGNNQLCVTLYGDGAANQGQLFESFNMAALWKLPCIFICENNKYGMGTSVERASASTDYYKRGDYIPGLRVDGMDILCVREATKFAADHCRSGKGPIVMELQTYRYHGHSMSDPGVSYRTREEIQEVRSKSDPISMLKERMLSNNMASAEELKEIDVAIRKEVEEASQYATSDPEPPLDEMCNHIFSNSPPLEVRGTNPWAKLKSVS
- the LOC128382123 gene encoding pyruvate dehydrogenase E1 component subunit alpha, mitochondrial-like isoform X2, producing the protein MQNMLTIISNALCRITGRNALLIDLSEYVNITSPAAPVMVTTERQPPEPPPVSTRAPAAKLVSAQTDAVARPGARVVVSRSYADFTPAMTFDIKKCDVHRLEEGPPLKAELTREQGLQYYRTMQTIRRMELKADQLYKQKIIRGFCHLYDGQEACAMGIEAGINPSDHLITAYRAHGYTYTRGVAVKEILAELTGRKGGVAKGKGGSMHMYAPHFYGGNGIVGAQVPLGAGIALACQYQGNNQLCVTLYGDGAANQGQLFESFNMAALWKLPCIFICENNKYGMGTSVERASASTDYYKRGDYIPGLRVDGMDILCVREATKFAADHCRSGKGPIVMELQTYRYHGHSMSDPGVSYRTREEIQEVRSKSDPISMLKERMLSNNMASAEELKEIDVAIRKEVEEASQYATSDPEPPLDEMCNHIFSNSPPLEVRGTNPWAKLKSVS
- the LOC128382123 gene encoding pyruvate dehydrogenase E1 component subunit alpha, mitochondrial-like isoform X4, which gives rise to MQNMLTIISNALCRITGRNAGARVVVSRSYADFTPAMTFDIKKCDVHRLEEGPPLKAELTREQGLQYYRTMQTIRRMELKADQLYKQKIIRGFCHLYDGQEACAMGIEAGINPSDHLITAYRAHGYTYTRGVAVKEILAELTGRKGGVAKGKGGSMHMYAPHFYGGNGIVGAQVPLGAGIALACQYQGNNQLCVTLYGDGAANQGQLFESFNMAALWKLPCIFICENNKYGMGTSVERASASTDYYKRGDYIPGLRVDGMDILCVREATKFAADHCRSGKGPIVMELQTYRYHGHSMSDPGVSYRTREEIQEVRSKSDPISMLKERMLSNNMASAEELKEIDVAIRKEVEEASQYATSDPEPPLDEMCNHIFSNSPPLEVRGTNPWAKLKSVS